The sequence below is a genomic window from Brachyhypopomus gauderio isolate BG-103 chromosome 5, BGAUD_0.2, whole genome shotgun sequence.
CATGCGAGAAAGCAGAAATATGTTGGCCGTTCTCACTATGAATGGTCAATCCCTTCATTACTGGATTCATAACAAGAATGTCGTTTGCTCCAGATTGACCGTGTGGAGGAGCGACTCGTACAATGTCGGGGTAGTCTGGACAGGACGGAGTTCAGACTTCGTCGGGAGGAACTTTCTGACGAGGACAGGTGAGAACGAACGCTGGAAGGATTGATACTCTCAGTGGTAAATATAGCTATCGTAAACTAAAGATGAACTAATGTTTCATCCGCATGTCGACAGGCAAGCCCTTGAAGACGAACTGACGATAACTACTGAGAGGATAAAGAAATACGGTAAGGTCATGAAGTTTAGTCTCCATGAAAAGATTTCACATTGGTCCCCAATGGATAAATAGGAACATTATGCAGAACAGGCGTTCAATGTGTATCTTGCTGTATCTTTCAGAAAAGGATCTTGCTGTGCTACGACGAGAGAACAGGAAAAACATGATGCTGTCAATGGCGTTGTTGACTCTCAGTGCTCTTGTCTATTACGCCTTGGTCTACTGAGGACGCCGAATCATACTGCCATGCTCACCCTTGTGAACCTGAGAGACATTCCCTCCGTTTGAAGATTTGGCAAGCGATGGCTAACAgtgtcttttttatttttacttcaaAAGACGGTTGTGtactgtttatatttttaaagttTACCAATGTGCATGTACAAAAATGTTAACATGTACAAATGTCATGTGTAGCTGACTTATACTGTGCAGTACTTGCCAAAACAGGCTCTAACCTTACATGTGTGTTTTTTGTACATTCGCTAAAGGTTCATATTCTGATGGCTTTTATAGCATTCAGTTGTATCTTTGTTGTTTCTGTCCAGGGTCCCTTTGGTATTACCTCTCTTCAGTAATATACACAGTGTTGGCCTG
It includes:
- the ccdc167 gene encoding coiled-coil domain-containing protein 167; amino-acid sequence: MTKSKNTKKEKISVANEIDRVEERLVQCRGSLDRTEFRLRREELSDEDRQALEDELTITTERIKKYEKDLAVLRRENRKNMMLSMALLTLSALVYYALVY